The sequence below is a genomic window from Thermorudis peleae.
GTCGCGAGCTCGGCGAGCCCGTCCAGGTCGATCTCGACGTTGAAGTGCCCGGCGTTGCAGAGGATTGCCCCGTCCTTCATCAGCGGGAAATGTTCGCGGCTGATCACGTGAATGTCGCCCGTGGCGGTAATGAACAGGTCGCCTAATGGCGCAGCCTGGCGCATCGGCATCACGACATAGCCATCCATGACGGCCTCGAGCGCCCGCACCGGATCGACCTCGGTCACGATCACATGGGCGCCCATCCCACGAGCCCGCATGGCGATACCTCGTCCGCACCAGCCATAGCCTGCGACGACGACCGTCTTGCCAGCGAGCAGGATGTTGGTCGCGCGCAGGATCGCGTCGATCGTGCTCTGCCCCGTGCCATAGCGATTATCGAAGAAGTGCTTCGTATCGGCATCATTGACGGCGATGGCCGGGAACGCCAGCAAGTCGTCCTTGGCCATGGCCTTGAGCCGGATCACGCCGGTCGTCGTCTCCTCCGTGGAGCCAAAGACGAAGGGCAACAGGTCACGGCGCTCACGGTGCAGCGTGGTCACCAGGTCAGCGCCGTCGTCAATGACGATCTGCGGCTGGAAGTCGAGAACCTGGCGGATGTGCCGGTAATACGTCTCGTGATCTTCACCGCGGATGGCGAAGACGGCGAAGCCGTCTTCAGCCAGCGCCGCGGCCACGTCGTCCTGCGTGGAGAGTGGGTTGCTGGCACAGAGCGCGAGCGTCGCACCGCCGGCCCGGAGTGTGTAGGCCAGGTTTGCCGTCTCGGTCGTCACGTGGGCACAGACCGCGATGCGCACGCCTTCGAGTGGGCGCTCACGGGCAAAGCGCTCGCGGATGAGGCGCAACACCGGCATCTCGCGAGCCGCCCAGGCGATCCGCTCCTGTCCTTGTGGGGCCAAGCTGCGGTCACGGATCTCAGCTCGTGCTGCAGTCACGCGCGCATTTCCTCCTCTGCTCGCAGTCGGCTGTGTGACGGGCCGCCCGCTGCGACGGCGGCCGCAATCCGGTCAGGCGTGGGCGGGCTGATGACGCCGACATCGGTCACCAATGCGGTGATGAGCTTGGCAGGGGTAACGTCGAACGCCGGGTTGGCTGCGGGCGCATCCGGTGGCGCGACGAGCACGCCGCCAACGCGACGCACTTCGTCCGGGCTGCGCTGCTCGATCGGGATCGCGCTGCCATCCGGCACGTGCAGGTCAAACGACGAGCATGGCGCAGCGACATAGAACGGCACGCCAGCGTAGGCGGCGATGATCGCCAGGCCGAGCGTGCCGATCTTGTTCGCGACATCGCCGTTGGCCGCCACCCGGTCTGCTCCGACGATGATGGCATCGACCTGCCCGCTGGTGATGAAGCTCGCGGCTGCCGCATCGGCAATCAGCGTGTAGG
It includes:
- a CDS encoding adenosylhomocysteinase, yielding MTAARAEIRDRSLAPQGQERIAWAAREMPVLRLIRERFARERPLEGVRIAVCAHVTTETANLAYTLRAGGATLALCASNPLSTQDDVAAALAEDGFAVFAIRGEDHETYYRHIRQVLDFQPQIVIDDGADLVTTLHRERRDLLPFVFGSTEETTTGVIRLKAMAKDDLLAFPAIAVNDADTKHFFDNRYGTGQSTIDAILRATNILLAGKTVVVAGYGWCGRGIAMRARGMGAHVIVTEVDPVRALEAVMDGYVVMPMRQAAPLGDLFITATGDIHVISREHFPLMKDGAILCNAGHFNVEIDLDGLAELATERRQVRPLIEEYRLGPDRAILVLAEGRLVNLAVAEGHPASVMDMSFANQALCCAYLAAHHGELEADVYPVPAEIDREVASLKLQSMGIGIDRLTPEQEAYLQSWQHGT